Sequence from the Anaerobaca lacustris genome:
CGCCTCGCGCCCGTCCGTCGGGCGTGACGCTGCTGTGCCATTCCCCATGCTCCCAATCGACCATCTCGTTCTCGATGAACGCGAACGTCTTCTCGAAGACGGCGAGATATTTGGCGTCGTTCGTGGCGCGGTACATGCGCAGCGCGCTGACGATCGCTTCGGCCTGGACCCACCAGGACTTCTCGCGGTCGTCGGCGGGGCGGTTGAAGTCGCCCGTGTAGTAGAACCCGCCGTTGGTTTCGTCGTAGCCGTATTTCAGCGAGTAGGCCCACAGCGTTTCGTACAGGTCCATGAACGGTCCGTTGGACAGGCCCACCGCATCGCACGCCTCCATCAGCAGCCAGACGTTCTCGATGTCGTGCCCGTACGAGACGCGGGCGAAGTTGCCATCCAGTCGGGCCGTCCAGTCGCGATCGTATTTGTCCGTGCAGGCGCCGAGCGTCTTGCGGACCACGGCGTTGCTCTCGATGTTGATCAGCTCGATCAGCCGCTCGCGCGCGACGCGGAGCAGACTGGCCTGATAGAACGTGGTCATCGCCTCCATCAGGTGCAGGTGCGTGTTCATCAGCTTCAGGCCGGCGGGGGCACCCATGTACGAGTTCTCCTCGGCCGGCGTGGGCGTCCAGTCGGGCTCGAACGATTCGAGATAGCCGCCGTGCACCTTGTCGTGCGCCTTCTCTTCGAGCAGATGGAAGAACTTCGTCGCGAAGTTCAGCACGTCCATCCTGCCGCTGGCGAGATAATACTCCGACATTGCATAGAGGGCGAAAGCCTGCCCGTAGAGGTGCTTTCGCGGCTTGAGCTGTCGTTCGCCCGCAGCGTCCACCTCCCAATAGAATCCGCCGTGCTCGGCGTCCCACATCTTCTCGATCAGGAACTTGTAGCCGTGTGCGGCCGCCTCCAGGTTCTCGGTCCGCCCATAGCCGGCGCGGGCCAGACGCGCGAACAGCCAGACGGTGCGGGCCTGGCTGACGATCATCTTCGTGCCGGGACCCTTGGACTGACCCTGCGGACCGAAGTTGATGATGTACCCGCCATGCTTGCGGTCCAGGCTCTTGTCGAACCAGAACGGCGCGATGTTTTCCATCAAGA
This genomic interval carries:
- a CDS encoding AGE family epimerase/isomerase, encoding MRTKAYAQKVVLPLLVLAVLSPAGPLRAADDGAALADKYLPRLEKILMENIAPFWFDKSLDRKHGGYIINFGPQGQSKGPGTKMIVSQARTVWLFARLARAGYGRTENLEAAAHGYKFLIEKMWDAEHGGFYWEVDAAGERQLKPRKHLYGQAFALYAMSEYYLASGRMDVLNFATKFFHLLEEKAHDKVHGGYLESFEPDWTPTPAEENSYMGAPAGLKLMNTHLHLMEAMTTFYQASLLRVARERLIELINIESNAVVRKTLGACTDKYDRDWTARLDGNFARVSYGHDIENVWLLMEACDAVGLSNGPFMDLYETLWAYSLKYGYDETNGGFYYTGDFNRPADDREKSWWVQAEAIVSALRMYRATNDAKYLAVFEKTFAFIENEMVDWEHGEWHSSVTPDGRARGDKANPWKAGYHNGRAMIECIEALRDRPKP